The following proteins are encoded in a genomic region of Neoarius graeffei isolate fNeoGra1 chromosome 6, fNeoGra1.pri, whole genome shotgun sequence:
- the LOC132887370 gene encoding carbohydrate sulfotransferase 1-like, with translation MQCSWKAVILLALASIAIQYTAIRTFTSKSFQLCPVPIQQNCSQEADSLFERGCDEYTYFSFNTSRKTHILVLATTRSGSSFVGQLLNQHLDIFYLFEPLYHVQTALIPRLSHSRNAADRRVMLGASRDLLRSLYGCDLHFLENYIKPPPTNHTTDKLFRRGASRALCSQPVCDAFSPSETNVEEGDCVKKCATLNITLAAESCRDKRHVAIKIVRVPEIGDLRALVEDPRLNLKVIQLVRDPRGILASRIETFRDTYRLWRIWRATGRKPYNLDLTQLTVVCEDFLSSVSTGLSHPYWLKGKYMLVRYEDLARNPLQKTKDIYDYLGLSMDKNVVDWIQANTRGSNELLTKHKYGTVRDSAANAESWRLKLSFEMVDYTQSVCQKILHRLGYKSVKSAEELKNMSISLVADKVFVPFL, from the coding sequence ATGCAATGTTCTTGGAAGGCTGTGATACTGCTTGCCTTGGCCTCCATTGCCATCCAGTACACGGCCATCCGGACCTTCACATCCAAATCTTTCCAGCTTTGCCCTGTGCCAATCCAGCAGAACTGTAGCCAGGAAGCAGACAGCCTTTTCGAGCGTGGATGCGATGAATATACATATTTTAGTTTCAACACATCACGCAAGACCCACATCCTGGTGTTAGCCACGACCCGGAGCGGCTCATCATTTGTggggcagctgctgaatcagcacTTGGATATCTTCTATCTGTTCGAGCCGCTTTACCATGTCCAGACAGCTCTGATTCCTCGTCTCTCCCACAGTCGGAATGCGGCTGACAGGCGAGTGATGTTGGGAGCCAGCCGGGACTTGCTGCGAAGCCTCTATGGGTGTGATCTGCATTTCCTCGAGAACTACATCAAGCCACCGCCAACTAACCACACCACAGACAAGCTGTTCCGTCGCGGTGCCAGCCGAGCGCTCTGCTCCCAGCCCGTCTGTGATGCCTTCAGTCCTAGTGAGACAAATGTTGAGGAGGGTGACTGTGTGAAAAAGTGTGCAACTCTCAACATAACACTTGCTGCTGAGTCTTGCCGAGATAAGCGGCACGTTGCCATAAAGATCGTCCGGGTACCTGAAATAGGGGATCTGCGGGCACTGGTGGAAGATCCACGGCTCAACCTGAAGGTCATTCAACTGGTCAGAGACCCACGAGGAATCCTCGCCTCACGTATCGAGACGTTCCGGGACACGTACCGTCTGTGGAGGATCTGGAGAGCGACTGGAAGGAAACCCTACAACCTGGATTTGACTCAGTTGACAGTAGTGTGTGAGGACTTCTTGAGCTCGGTTTCTACAGGACTCAGCCACCCATATTGGCTCAAGGGGAAGTACATGCTGGTGCGATATGAAGACTTGGCAAGAAACCCTCTCCAAAAAACCAAGGATATCTATGACTATCTTGGGTTGTCGATGGACAAAAATGTAGTAGACTGGATTCAGGCTAACACCAGGGGGAGTAACGAGCTCTTGACCAAACACAAGTATGGAACAGTGAGAGATTCAGCGGCTAACGCTGAAAGCTGGAGGCTCAAATTGTCCTTTGAAATGGTAGACTACACACAGTCTGTGTGCCAAAAGATATTACATAGGCTGGGCTATAAAAGTGTCAAGTCTGCTGAGGAACTGAAAAATATGTCCATCTCGCTTGTGGCGGACAAAGTTTTTGTACCGTTTTTATAA